One Candidatus Buchananbacteria bacterium CG10_big_fil_rev_8_21_14_0_10_42_9 DNA segment encodes these proteins:
- a CDS encoding ArsR family transcriptional regulator — translation MQKTRKDISSFILANIEDHSSDIVNVVANTFNVSRQRAHAYITREIKNGKIIKVGRTNSTRYFLVAGNHIEFELKLQQNLAEDQVWIKYLKPMLIKFPESLYGICYYGFTEILNNAIEHSDGSVVYIAVSIKNQKIEMEIMDNGVGIFKKIQDALKLETIRESILHLSKGKFTTDPARHTGEGIFFTSRIFDNFSIFSSNLFYTFRNEDWIHSTERKEDFGKGTFIKMAISTRSKKTAKEVMDKYADAEIGFGKTIVAVALSADPNDPHVSRSQAKRLMMGLEKFRTIVLDFRGVKLVGQAFVDEVFRVFKNAHPHIEIHYLNANKEVKEMIERGKSA, via the coding sequence ATGCAGAAAACCAGAAAAGATATCAGCTCGTTTATACTAGCAAACATTGAGGATCACTCTTCCGACATAGTTAATGTTGTCGCCAACACGTTTAACGTTTCAAGACAAAGAGCTCACGCCTATATAACTCGGGAAATAAAGAATGGAAAAATTATTAAAGTTGGGCGAACCAACTCAACGCGATACTTCTTGGTTGCGGGGAATCATATTGAGTTTGAACTTAAACTCCAGCAAAATCTGGCAGAAGATCAAGTTTGGATAAAATACTTAAAACCCATGTTGATTAAATTTCCGGAAAGCCTGTATGGGATTTGCTATTATGGTTTTACGGAGATACTAAACAACGCTATTGAACACTCTGACGGGTCAGTTGTATATATCGCGGTATCTATAAAAAATCAAAAAATTGAAATGGAGATCATGGACAACGGAGTTGGCATCTTTAAAAAAATTCAGGATGCTTTGAAGCTAGAGACCATCCGAGAATCAATACTACACCTTTCAAAGGGAAAATTTACCACTGACCCGGCGAGGCATACCGGAGAGGGCATTTTTTTTACGTCAAGAATTTTTGATAATTTTTCTATTTTTTCGAGCAATCTTTTCTATACTTTTAGAAACGAAGATTGGATTCACTCCACCGAGAGAAAAGAAGATTTTGGTAAGGGAACCTTTATTAAGATGGCTATATCAACCCGATCAAAAAAAACCGCGAAGGAAGTCATGGATAAATATGCTGATGCGGAGATCGGTTTTGGGAAAACCATCGTTGCCGTTGCTTTGAGCGCTGACCCAAATGATCCTCACGTTTCACGGTCGCAAGCCAAACGTCTTATGATGGGTCTTGAAAAATTTAGAACTATCGTCTTGGACTTCAGGGGCGTTAAATTGGTGGGCCAAGCTTTTGTAGATGAGGTGTTTAGAGTCTTCAAAAATGCTCATCCTCATATTGAGATTCATTATCTCAACGCCAATAAGGAAGTTAAGGAAATGATTGAAAGGGGTAAATCCGCTTAG
- a CDS encoding sorbosone dehydrogenase yields the protein MKKILWAIGVVILIGAIWASAVYWYHLRGVGPAIKPAPYNIVDVIEEAENNTDLPLVLPDGFSISVFAQGFTKPRVLTFDPVGNLVVSDTTTGTVYAMPDKNGDGVADENIPIVTRLNRPHGLAWRCIDECELYIAESDQLAIYDYDKANLKAANKRKLVDLPSGGNHYTRTLLFRPSPNENELLISIGSSCNVCNEEDSRRAKTLSYNVETKELKDFGTGLRNAVFMQIHPVTGEIWVTEMGRDLLGDDIPPDEINIVREGNNYGWPTCYGKNIHDISFDKNTYIRAPCDDLFETPSHIDIQAHSAPLGLAFIPEEGWPESWWYDLIVAYHGSWNRTEPTGYKLVRFPLDASGKQTGEVEDLISGWLTAKGALGRPVDVLILPGGVMYISDDKAGVIYKVTYNNPPL from the coding sequence ATGAAAAAGATTTTGTGGGCTATTGGCGTTGTAATTTTAATCGGCGCCATTTGGGCATCTGCTGTGTATTGGTATCATTTGCGCGGTGTCGGCCCGGCAATAAAACCTGCGCCGTATAATATCGTTGATGTAATTGAAGAAGCTGAAAATAATACTGATTTGCCGTTGGTTTTGCCGGACGGATTTTCAATTTCAGTTTTTGCGCAAGGTTTTACCAAGCCTAGAGTTTTAACTTTTGATCCTGTCGGGAATTTAGTTGTTAGCGATACAACCACCGGCACGGTCTATGCCATGCCAGATAAAAATGGTGACGGGGTAGCTGATGAGAATATTCCAATCGTGACTAGGCTTAATCGTCCGCACGGCTTAGCTTGGCGCTGTATTGATGAGTGTGAATTATATATTGCCGAATCGGATCAACTAGCTATTTACGACTATGACAAAGCTAATTTAAAAGCGGCGAACAAAAGAAAACTTGTGGATTTGCCTTCAGGCGGAAACCACTACACGCGCACGCTTTTATTTCGCCCATCGCCAAACGAAAACGAACTTTTAATTTCAATTGGCTCCAGCTGTAACGTGTGCAATGAAGAGGACTCGCGCCGGGCAAAAACTTTATCTTACAATGTTGAGACCAAAGAATTGAAAGATTTTGGTACTGGTTTGCGCAATGCCGTTTTTATGCAAATTCATCCGGTCACCGGAGAAATTTGGGTAACGGAGATGGGCCGCGATTTATTGGGCGATGATATTCCGCCAGATGAAATTAACATTGTGAGAGAAGGCAATAATTACGGCTGGCCAACTTGCTACGGTAAAAATATTCACGATATTTCGTTTGACAAAAATACTTACATTCGCGCGCCGTGCGATGATTTATTTGAAACACCTTCGCATATTGATATACAAGCACACTCTGCGCCGCTCGGCTTAGCTTTTATCCCGGAAGAAGGCTGGCCGGAAAGTTGGTGGTATGATTTGATTGTGGCTTATCATGGCTCTTGGAATCGCACCGAGCCAACCGGTTACAAATTAGTGCGTTTTCCGCTAGATGCCAGCGGCAAGCAAACCGGCGAGGTTGAAGATTTAATTTCCGGCTGGCTTACCGCTAAAGGCGCTTTAGGCCGCCCAGTGGATGTGTTAATTTTACCCGGCGGGGTGATGTATATTTCTGACGACAAAGCTGGCGTGATTTATAAAGTGACGTATAATAATCCTCCCTTGTGA
- a CDS encoding transcriptional regulator: MKNKEKYEWELVDVIQKISRNKKLLHEFLEDLFTPNELAEIPTRWQIVKQLKKGVPQREVALNLHTGIATVTRGARELIDKKGGFNLVYEKLYGKKG, translated from the coding sequence ATGAAAAATAAGGAAAAATATGAATGGGAGCTCGTTGACGTAATTCAAAAAATATCGCGTAATAAAAAGTTATTGCATGAATTTTTAGAGGATTTGTTTACCCCTAATGAACTGGCAGAAATTCCTACACGTTGGCAAATAGTGAAGCAGTTAAAAAAGGGCGTGCCCCAACGCGAAGTAGCCCTTAATTTACACACTGGCATTGCTACAGTTACAAGGGGTGCGCGGGAATTAATTGATAAAAAAGGCGGATTTAATTTAGTTTATGAAAAATTATATGGTAAAAAAGGCTAA
- a CDS encoding class I SAM-dependent methyltransferase: MFKRSTLKSDSVKKLYTDKINLYHFFFVGFLRYAKGLESVIKKGNYLKDNFKVLDAGCGSGVLTKILYQNARAQKLNHITFHGFDLTPAMLERFKNWINQNNISNINLLQADVLKIDNLPDGWSNYDLVASSAMLEYLPKDKLAKAISNLKNLLKPECKMIIFITRKNFINKWLIEKWWQANIYTKEELTLALNQVGFSEIKFKRFPFPYSYKNLWCYILELKK; encoded by the coding sequence ATGTTTAAGAGGTCAACTCTGAAAAGCGATTCAGTTAAAAAATTATATACAGACAAAATTAATCTTTATCACTTCTTTTTTGTTGGGTTTTTGCGCTATGCCAAAGGTTTAGAATCAGTCATTAAAAAAGGCAATTACTTGAAAGATAATTTTAAGGTTTTAGATGCTGGTTGTGGCTCTGGCGTTTTAACAAAAATTTTATACCAAAATGCAAGGGCGCAAAAATTAAATCATATTACTTTTCACGGCTTCGATTTAACACCCGCTATGCTAGAAAGATTTAAAAATTGGATAAATCAAAATAACATTTCCAATATAAATCTTTTACAAGCCGATGTGCTAAAGATTGATAACTTGCCGGATGGCTGGAGTAATTACGATTTGGTGGCAAGTTCTGCCATGCTAGAATATTTACCAAAAGATAAATTAGCTAAGGCCATAAGTAATTTGAAAAACTTACTTAAGCCGGAGTGCAAAATGATAATTTTTATCACCCGCAAAAACTTTATCAATAAATGGCTGATTGAAAAATGGTGGCAAGCAAATATTTACACCAAGGAGGAATTAACCTTAGCGTTGAATCAAGTTGGTTTTAGCGAAATAAAATTCAAACGCTTCCCCTTTCCGTATAGTTACAAAAATTTGTGGTGTTATATCCTGGAGCTTAAAAAATAA